The proteins below come from a single Miscanthus floridulus cultivar M001 chromosome 1, ASM1932011v1, whole genome shotgun sequence genomic window:
- the LOC136463629 gene encoding polycomb group protein EMF2B-like isoform X1, producing MCLQHSRARLSPDEQLTAEKSFALYCKPIELYNIIQRRAVKNPPFIQRSLLYKIQARRKKRIQITVSLSASTNTQAQNIFPLYVLLARPTSNISLEGHSLIYRFSRVCMLTNFSEFGNKGKTEATFIIPDVKNLSTSRACNLNIIFISCGQVGQIIGEDSYSGNDVERSSLQKLEGKCSWGKIPTNVLASSLEKCVTLSTGDAVDLASTVTMNPSFLECMQPKFLEQDSCLTFCSHKVDATGSYQLQVCISAEEAGARELLLSPYYCNYSYDNVPPSLLPEIIRLRAGNVLFNYKYYNNTMQKTEVTEDFSCPFCLVRCGSFKGLGCHLNSTHDLFHYEFWISEECQAVNVSLKADAWKTEFVAEGVDPRHQTFSYCSRFKKRRRLETTAKKIRHVHPHIMESGSHEDAQAASEDDYVQRENGLSVAHASVDPSQPVHGSNLSSPTVLQFGKSRKLSVERSDPRNRQLLQKRQFFHSHRAQPMSLEQVFSDHDSEDEVDDDIADFEDRRMLDDFVDVTKDEKLIMHMWNSFVRKQRVLADGHIPWACEAFSRCHGEQLVQNPALLWGWRFFMIKLWNHSLLDARAMNTCNTILQGYQDGSSNPK from the exons ATGTGCCTTCAACACTCTAGGGCTCGATTGTCTCCAGATGAGCAACTCACTGCAGAAAAAAGTTTTGCCTTGTATTGCAAGCCAATTGAGCTGTACAATATTATCCAGAGGCGAGCCGTTAAAAAT CCCCCTTTTATTCAAAGATCCCTTCTATATAAGATACAGGCAAGGAGAAAAAAGAG GATTCAAATAACTGTATCACTTTCTGCAAGTACAAATACACAAGCACAGAATATCTTTCCCCTTTATGTACTTTTAGCTAGACCTACCAGTAATATTTCGCTTGAAGGG CATTCTCTGATATATCGATTCAGTAGGGTTTGTATGCTTACAAATTTTAGCGAATTTGGAAATAAAGGCAAAACTGAAGCCACATTCATCATCCCTGACGTGAAGAATTTGTCAACCTCCCGTGCTTGCAACCTTAACATTATATTTATTAGCTGTG GGCAAGTAGGACAGATTATTGGTGAAGATAGCTACTCTGGGAATGATGTGGAAAGATCTTCCCTCCAAA AGCTTGAAGGGAAATGTTCCTGGGGTAAAATACCGACTAATGTACTTGCATCCTCTTTGGAGAAATGTGTGACTTTAAGTACAGGAGATGCTGTGGATTTGGCTTCTACAGTTACAATGAACCCAAGCTTCTTAGAG TGCATGCAGCCAAAATTTCTGGAACAAGACAGTTGCTTGACATTTTGCTCTCATAAGGTTGATGCTACG GGTTCATACCAATTACAAGTATGCATATCCGCAGAAGAGGCTGGTGCGAGAGAATTACTTTTGTCTCCTTATTATTGTAATTACTCATATGATAATGTCCCACCTTCGTTATTACCAGAAATCATAAG GTTGAGGGCTGGAAATGTACTTTTTAATTACAAGTACTACAATAATACAATGCAAAAGACTGAAG TTACTGAAGATTTTTCCTGCCCATTTTGCTTGGTACGATGTGGAAGCTTCAAG GGCCTGGGATGCCACTTAAACTCAACACATGACCTGTTCCACTATGAGTTCTGG ATATCTGAAGAGTGCCAGGCTGTGAATGTTAGTCTGAAGGCTGATGCCTGGAAAACTGAG TTTGTGGCAGAGGGAGTTGATCCAAGGCATCAAACATTTTCCTACTG CTCGAGGTTTAAGAAGCGTAGAAGGTTGGAAACCACAGCTAAGAAAATCAGGCATGTTCACCCACATATTATGGAATCAGGATCACATGAAGATGCCCAGGCAGCGTCTGAAGACGACTATGTGCAAAGGGAGAATG GGCTTTCTGTAGCACACGCTTCAGTTGACCCTAGTCAACCAGTACATGGGAGCAATCTTTCATCACCAACAGTGCTACAGTTTGGGAAGTCGAGGAAGCTATCTGTTGAGCGATCTGACCCCAGAAA TCGACAACTGCTGCAAAAGCGCCAGTTCTTCCATTCACACAGGGCACAG CCAATGTCATTGGAACAAGTCTTCTCAGATCATGATAGTGAAGACGAGGTTGATGATGATATTGCTGACTTTGAGGATAGAAGG ATGCTTGACGATTTTGTTGATGTTACAAAAGATGAGAAGCTTATTATGCATATGTGGAATTCATTTGTTCGAAAACAAAG GGTGCTAGCTGATGGTCACATACCTTGGGCCTGCGAGGCATTCTCCAGATGCCATGGAGAACAGCTTGTACAAAACCCTGCCCTTCTGTG GGGCTGGCGATTTTTCATGATTAAACTCTGGAACCACAGCCTTCTTGATGCCCGCGCCATGAATACTTGCAACACAATTCTTCAAGGCTACCAAGACGGAAGTTCAAACCCCAAGTAA
- the LOC136476481 gene encoding protein PYRICULARIA ORYZAE RESISTANCE 21-like: MPTIIVSVDLECGRCRAKIQKVLNRIQEKGEFCIDDVDFDEKNNKVKVTGPFDPDKLADKLCCKACKIIKQIEIVEPPPPKPKEKPKKEEPAPPPPEKKEKPAPPPPAKVEPAKEKPPPPKEEPPKVVKVPYPWPYPYPYPAWPSDCCCHHGHGGCHCCSCGKAPEPAPAPAPPPPQYVPQPYPCNPCGGGYRIVYEEDPSYACAIM; this comes from the exons ATGCCGACCATCATCGTCTCGGTGGACCTGGAATGCGGCCGCTGCCGTGCTAAAATCCAGAAGGTGCTCAACAGGATCCAAG AGAAGGGTGAGTTCTGCATCGATGACGTCGACTTCGACGAGAAGAACAACAAGGTGAAAGTCACGGGGCCCTTCGACCCGGACAAGCTCGCCGACAAGCTCTGCTGCAAGGCGTGCAAGATCATCAAGCAGATCGAGATCGTCGAGCCCCCGCCGCCCAAGCCCAAGGAGAAGCCCAAGAAGGAGGAGCCGGCCCCGCCACCgccggagaagaaggagaagcccgccccgccgccgccggcgaaggTTGAGCCGGCGAAGGAGAAACCCCCACCGCCGAAGGAGGAGCCACCCAAGGTGGTGAAGGTCCCTTACCCGTGGCCATACCCGTACCCGTACCCGGCGTGGCCGTCCGACTGCTGCTGCCACCACGGCCACGGCGGGTGCCACTGCTGCTCCTGCGGCAAGGCCCCCGAGCCtgcaccggcgccggcgccgcccccgCCGCAGTACGTGCCCCAGCCGTATCCCTGCAACCCCTGCGGCGGCGGCTACCGGATCGTCTACGAGGAGGACCCCTCCTACGCCTGCGCCATCATGTGA
- the LOC136463629 gene encoding polycomb group protein EMF2B-like isoform X2 has product MCLQHSRARLSPDEQLTAEKSFALYCKPIELYNIIQRRAVKNPPFIQRSLLYKIQARRKKRIQITVSLSASTNTQAQNIFPLYVLLARPTSNISLEGHSLIYRFSRVCMLTNFSEFGNKGKTEATFIIPDVKNLSTSRACNLNIIFISCGQVGQIIGEDSYSGNDVERSSLQKLEGKCSWGKIPTNVLASSLEKCVTLSTGDAVDLASTVTMNPSFLEPKFLEQDSCLTFCSHKVDATGSYQLQVCISAEEAGARELLLSPYYCNYSYDNVPPSLLPEIIRLRAGNVLFNYKYYNNTMQKTEVTEDFSCPFCLVRCGSFKGLGCHLNSTHDLFHYEFWISEECQAVNVSLKADAWKTEFVAEGVDPRHQTFSYCSRFKKRRRLETTAKKIRHVHPHIMESGSHEDAQAASEDDYVQRENGLSVAHASVDPSQPVHGSNLSSPTVLQFGKSRKLSVERSDPRNRQLLQKRQFFHSHRAQPMSLEQVFSDHDSEDEVDDDIADFEDRRMLDDFVDVTKDEKLIMHMWNSFVRKQRVLADGHIPWACEAFSRCHGEQLVQNPALLWGWRFFMIKLWNHSLLDARAMNTCNTILQGYQDGSSNPK; this is encoded by the exons ATGTGCCTTCAACACTCTAGGGCTCGATTGTCTCCAGATGAGCAACTCACTGCAGAAAAAAGTTTTGCCTTGTATTGCAAGCCAATTGAGCTGTACAATATTATCCAGAGGCGAGCCGTTAAAAAT CCCCCTTTTATTCAAAGATCCCTTCTATATAAGATACAGGCAAGGAGAAAAAAGAG GATTCAAATAACTGTATCACTTTCTGCAAGTACAAATACACAAGCACAGAATATCTTTCCCCTTTATGTACTTTTAGCTAGACCTACCAGTAATATTTCGCTTGAAGGG CATTCTCTGATATATCGATTCAGTAGGGTTTGTATGCTTACAAATTTTAGCGAATTTGGAAATAAAGGCAAAACTGAAGCCACATTCATCATCCCTGACGTGAAGAATTTGTCAACCTCCCGTGCTTGCAACCTTAACATTATATTTATTAGCTGTG GGCAAGTAGGACAGATTATTGGTGAAGATAGCTACTCTGGGAATGATGTGGAAAGATCTTCCCTCCAAA AGCTTGAAGGGAAATGTTCCTGGGGTAAAATACCGACTAATGTACTTGCATCCTCTTTGGAGAAATGTGTGACTTTAAGTACAGGAGATGCTGTGGATTTGGCTTCTACAGTTACAATGAACCCAAGCTTCTTAGAG CCAAAATTTCTGGAACAAGACAGTTGCTTGACATTTTGCTCTCATAAGGTTGATGCTACG GGTTCATACCAATTACAAGTATGCATATCCGCAGAAGAGGCTGGTGCGAGAGAATTACTTTTGTCTCCTTATTATTGTAATTACTCATATGATAATGTCCCACCTTCGTTATTACCAGAAATCATAAG GTTGAGGGCTGGAAATGTACTTTTTAATTACAAGTACTACAATAATACAATGCAAAAGACTGAAG TTACTGAAGATTTTTCCTGCCCATTTTGCTTGGTACGATGTGGAAGCTTCAAG GGCCTGGGATGCCACTTAAACTCAACACATGACCTGTTCCACTATGAGTTCTGG ATATCTGAAGAGTGCCAGGCTGTGAATGTTAGTCTGAAGGCTGATGCCTGGAAAACTGAG TTTGTGGCAGAGGGAGTTGATCCAAGGCATCAAACATTTTCCTACTG CTCGAGGTTTAAGAAGCGTAGAAGGTTGGAAACCACAGCTAAGAAAATCAGGCATGTTCACCCACATATTATGGAATCAGGATCACATGAAGATGCCCAGGCAGCGTCTGAAGACGACTATGTGCAAAGGGAGAATG GGCTTTCTGTAGCACACGCTTCAGTTGACCCTAGTCAACCAGTACATGGGAGCAATCTTTCATCACCAACAGTGCTACAGTTTGGGAAGTCGAGGAAGCTATCTGTTGAGCGATCTGACCCCAGAAA TCGACAACTGCTGCAAAAGCGCCAGTTCTTCCATTCACACAGGGCACAG CCAATGTCATTGGAACAAGTCTTCTCAGATCATGATAGTGAAGACGAGGTTGATGATGATATTGCTGACTTTGAGGATAGAAGG ATGCTTGACGATTTTGTTGATGTTACAAAAGATGAGAAGCTTATTATGCATATGTGGAATTCATTTGTTCGAAAACAAAG GGTGCTAGCTGATGGTCACATACCTTGGGCCTGCGAGGCATTCTCCAGATGCCATGGAGAACAGCTTGTACAAAACCCTGCCCTTCTGTG GGGCTGGCGATTTTTCATGATTAAACTCTGGAACCACAGCCTTCTTGATGCCCGCGCCATGAATACTTGCAACACAATTCTTCAAGGCTACCAAGACGGAAGTTCAAACCCCAAGTAA